A genomic window from Gossypium hirsutum isolate 1008001.06 chromosome D12, Gossypium_hirsutum_v2.1, whole genome shotgun sequence includes:
- the LOC107946622 gene encoding probable beta-1,4-xylosyltransferase IRX10L, protein MEIWGWVFIGILFLADFVVKIEPFKLGRSQPTERISGSAGDVLEDNPVGRLKVFVYELPSKYNKKILQKDPRCLNHMFAAEIYMHRFLLSSPVRTLNPEEADWFYTPVYTTCDLTPNGLPLPFKSPRMMRSAIQLISSNWPYWNRTEGADHFFLVPHDFGACFHYQEEKAIERGILPLLQRATLVQTFGQRNHVCLKEGSITIPPYAPPQKMQTHLIPDKTPRSIFVYFRGLFYDVGNDPEGGYYARGARAAVWENFKDNPLFDISTEHPTTYYEDMQRAVFCLCPLGWAPWSPRLVEAVIFGCIPVIIADDIVLPFADAIPWEEIGVFVDEKDVPNLDTILTSIPPEVILRKQRLLANPSMKQAMLFPQPAQPGDAFHQVLNGLARKLPHDKSVYLKPGERVLNWTAGPVGDLKPW, encoded by the exons GCAGTGCTGGTGATGTCTTGGAAGATAATCCAGTTGGAAGGTTGAAAGTCTTTGTTTATGAACTTCCTAGCAAATACAACAAGAAGATATTGCAGAAGGACCCAAGATGCCTCAACCACATGTTTGCTGCTGAGATCTACATGCATAGGTTTCTTTTATCAAGTCCTGTCCGAACCCTCAACCCTGAGGAGGCTGATTGGTTTTACACTCCTGTATACACTACATGTGACCTTACACCAAATGGCCTTCCTTTGCCATTTAAGTCGCCACGAATGATGAGAAGTGCAATTCAGCTTATTTCTTCGAATTGGCCTTATTGGAACCGGACAGAAGGAGCTGATCACTTCTTTCTAGTGCCACATGACTTTGGAGCATGCTTCCATTATCAA GAGGAGAAAGCTATTGAAAGGGGGATTCTTCCCTTACTCCAACGAGCCACATTGGTCCAAACTTTTGGACAACGGAATCATGTTTGCCTGAAAGAGGGCTCAATTACAATTCCACCATATGCTCCACCCCAGAAAATGCAAACACACCTGATTCCTGACAAAACTCCTAGGTCCATTTTTGTTTACTTCCGTGGACTGTTTTATGATGTTGGAAATGACCCTGAAGGCGGTTACTATGCAAG GGGGGCTAGAGCAGCAGTATGGGAGAACTTCAAGGACAACCCACTTTTTGACATTTCAACCGAGCACCCAACTACCTACTATGAGGACATGCAACGAGCTGTATTTTGTTTGTGCCCACTTGGATGGGCACCTTGGAGCCCTAGATTGGTTGAAGCAGTGATATTCGGATGCATTCCTGTTATTATAGCAGATGACATTGTTCTACCTTTTGCGGATGCAATTCCATGGGAAGAAATTGGAGTTTTTGTTGACGAGAAAGATGTGCCCAACTTGGACACGATACTCACATCAATCCCACCAGAAGTAATACTAAGAAAGCAGAGATTGCTTGCAAACCCTTCAATGAAGCAGGCAATGTTATTCCCCCAACCTGCTCAACCCGGAGATGCTTTCCATCAAGTTTTGAATGGGCTTGCGCGTAAGTTGCCGCATGACAAGAGCGTGTACTTGAAGCCTGGTGAAAGGGTGTTGAATTGGACAGCTGGCCCTGTTGGTGATCTGAAACCTTGGTAG